One window of Myxococcus fulvus genomic DNA carries:
- a CDS encoding integrase core domain-containing protein, which translates to MDFFVIPTATFGVLLGFVVVSHRDRRILHLNVTAHPTEEWTKQQLRDAFPWASAPRYLHRDRDKLYSEGVRATLTHLGIREVPSAARCPWQNPYAERVIGSIRRELLDHVVVLNEAHARRLLREYQRYYNASRTHLSLGKDAPETREVQGTGHGAKVIELREVFGLHHRYERRAA; encoded by the coding sequence ATGGACTTCTTTGTCATTCCGACTGCGACGTTTGGAGTGCTATTGGGATTTGTGGTTGTGAGTCACCGGGACAGGCGAATCCTCCACCTCAATGTGACAGCGCACCCGACGGAAGAATGGACGAAGCAGCAGTTGCGAGATGCCTTTCCCTGGGCCAGTGCTCCGAGGTACTTGCACCGAGATAGGGACAAGCTCTACTCCGAGGGCGTTCGCGCCACGCTTACCCATTTGGGGATTCGCGAGGTGCCGAGTGCAGCACGGTGTCCGTGGCAGAATCCCTATGCGGAGAGAGTCATCGGCTCGATACGTAGGGAACTGCTGGACCATGTCGTCGTCCTGAACGAAGCCCACGCTCGGCGCCTACTGCGCGAATACCAGCGCTACTACAACGCGAGCCGGACGCACCTATCGCTCGGGAAAGATGCGCCCGAGACGCGTGAGGTGCAGGGCACGGGGCACGGGGCCAAGGTGATAGAGCTACGCGAAGTCTTCGGGCTCCACCACCGGTACGAGCGCCGCGCTGCGTAG